From Triticum aestivum cultivar Chinese Spring chromosome 4A, IWGSC CS RefSeq v2.1, whole genome shotgun sequence, a single genomic window includes:
- the LOC123088137 gene encoding pheophorbide a oxygenase, chloroplastic — protein sequence MRAVAMPSASLPLLSPRHRPLLRPSTLPASRLGSGLRPRRDRAESTRLRVAAPTSVPGEAERAEEPSTSASSPPESSGEKFVWRDHWYPVSLVEDLDPRVPTPFQLLNRDLVLWNDPNSGDWVALDDRCPHRLAPLSEGRIDETGGLQCSYHGWSFDGSGACTRIPQAAPEGPEARAVRSPRACATKFPTLLSQGLLFVWPDENGWDRAKATKPPMLPKEFDDPAFSTVTIQRDLFYGYDTLMENVSDPSHIEFAHHKVTGRRDRAKPLPFKMESSGAWGYSGANAGNPRITATFEAPCYALNKIEIDTKLPIVGDQKWVIWICSFNIPMAPGKTRSIVCSARNFFQFTMPGKAWWQLVPRWYEHWTSNLVYDGDMIVLQGQEKVFLSASKESSADVNQQYTKLTFTPTQADRFVLAFRAWLRKFGNSQPDWYGSPSQDALPSTVLSKREMLDRYEQHTLKCSSCRGAHKAFQTLQKVFMGATVVFGATAGIPADVQFRILLGAAALISAALAYAFYDRQKHFVFVDYVHADID from the exons CGACGTCGGTCCCCGGGGAGGCGGAGCGGGCGGAGGAGCCGAGCACGAGCGCGTCCTCGCCGCCGGAGTCCTCGGGGGAGAAGTTCGTATGGCGGGACCACTGGTACCCGGTCTCGCTCGTGGAGGACCTGGACCCGCGCGTGCCCACCCCGTTCCAGCTCCTCAACCGCGACCTCGTCCTCTGGAACGACCCCAACTCCGGCGACTGGGTCGCGCTCGACGACCGCTGCCCGCACCGCCTCGCCCCGCTCTCG gaGGGCAGGATCGACGAGACGGGCGGCCTGCAGTGCTCCTACCACGGCTGGTCCTTCGACGGCTCCGGCGCCTGCACCAGGATCCCGCAGGCCGCGCCCGAGGGGCCCGAGGCCCGGGCGGTGCGCTCGCCCAGGGCCTGCGCCACCAAGTTCCCCACGCTCCTCTCCCAGGGGCTGCTCTTCGTCTGGCCCGACGAGAATGGCTGGGACAGGGCCAAGGCCACCAAGCCTCCAAT GCTGCCGAAGGAGTTCGATGACCCGGCCTTCTCCACCGTGACGATCCAGAGGGACCTCTTCTATGGGTATGACACGTTGATGGAGAACGTCTCCGATCCCTCGCACATAGAGTTTGCTCACCACAAG GTCACTGGACGAAGAGATAGAGCCAAGCCTTTGCCATTCAAAATGGAATCAAGTGGCGCATGGGGATATTCAGGGGCAAATGCCGGTAATCCTCGCATCACTGCAACATTCGAGGCCCCTTGCTATGCGCTGAACAA AATAGAGATTGACACCAAATTACCGATTGTGGGAGATCAGAAGTGGGTCATATGGATTTGCTCCTTCAACATTCCAATGGCCCCAGGAAAAACTCGTTCTATTGTCTGTAGTGCTCGAAACTTTTTCCAGTTTACAATGCCAGGAAAGGCATGGTGGCAG cTTGTCCCTCGATGGTACGAACATTGGACCTCAAATTTGGTCTATGACGGCGATATGATTGTGCTTCAAGGCCAAGAGAAGGTTTTCCTGTCTGCATCCAAGGAGTCGTCTGCAGATGTTAATCAGCAGTACACAAAGCTCACTTTCACGCCCACACAGGCCGACCGATTTGTCTTGGCATTCCGGGCATGGCTAAGGAAATTCGGCAATAGCCAGCCTGACTGGTACGGAAGCCCTAGCCAAGATGCATTACCTTCTACGGTCCTTTCAAAGCGAGAG ATGCTAGACAGATACGAGCAGCACACGCTGAAATGCTCGTCCTGCAGAGGAGCGCACAAGGCCTTCCAGACTCTGCAGAAGGTGTTCATGGGGGCGACGGTCGTGTTCGGTGCGACCGCCGGGATCCCTGCGGATGTTCAGTTCAGGATATTGCTTGGCGCCGCTGCTCTGATCAGTGCCGCTCTGGCCTACGCCTTCTACGACCGGCAGAAGCATTTCGTGTTTGTAGACTATGTACATGCTGACATTGATTGA